Proteins from one Actinomycetes bacterium genomic window:
- a CDS encoding DUF222 domain-containing protein, which translates to MFEWVGGSHSAAVRPTAVTTTDLKDWLAALAALDADVSDAERIQQLRALEELKSAAAAAQVRVTADLDESVRAERAARGVPASERGRGIGAQVALARRESPNRGGRHLGFARALVNEMPHTLAAVTDGGLSEWRATLLVRETACLSREDRGRVDAELCADPATLAGMGDRAVSDAARRAAYRLDPQAAVSRASRAQSDRCVSLRPAPDTMSYLTGLLPVAQGVAAHAALSAAADQAHAAGDPRSRQQVMADTLVERVTGQSTAHSTPVNVNLVMTERSLLAGDDEPAEIVGYGPVSAGTARDLLRRHTQTDDPAGQAWLRRLFTHPTTGELVAMQAKAETFPPALRQLLVFRDQTCRTPWCDAPVRHADHARRRADGGETSAGNGQGLCEQCNYVKEAPGWAAAEHASSGTGHHVVQTTTPTGHRYRSRPPPLPGAPPDLTERGSTRALGSIDVYFTELLRDFDAA; encoded by the coding sequence ATGTTCGAGTGGGTGGGCGGTTCGCACTCGGCAGCCGTGCGTCCGACGGCCGTGACGACCACAGACCTGAAGGACTGGCTGGCCGCACTGGCCGCCCTCGACGCAGACGTGTCCGACGCCGAGCGCATCCAGCAGCTCCGCGCCCTGGAGGAGCTGAAGTCCGCAGCTGCGGCCGCTCAGGTCCGGGTGACCGCCGACCTGGACGAGTCGGTCCGGGCCGAGCGCGCGGCCCGCGGGGTCCCGGCCTCGGAGCGAGGCCGCGGGATCGGCGCGCAGGTGGCGCTGGCGCGGCGCGAGTCCCCCAACCGCGGCGGACGCCACCTCGGCTTCGCTCGAGCGCTCGTCAACGAGATGCCACACACCCTGGCGGCTGTCACCGACGGCGGGCTCTCCGAGTGGCGCGCGACCCTGCTGGTCCGCGAGACCGCATGCCTGTCCCGGGAGGACCGCGGGCGGGTCGATGCCGAGCTCTGCGCCGACCCGGCCACGCTCGCCGGGATGGGTGACCGAGCGGTCAGCGACGCCGCCCGTCGGGCCGCGTACCGACTCGACCCGCAGGCCGCAGTGTCCCGAGCCAGCCGCGCCCAGTCCGACCGTTGCGTGAGCCTGCGGCCGGCGCCGGACACCATGTCCTACCTGACCGGCCTGTTGCCCGTCGCCCAGGGCGTTGCGGCCCATGCGGCGCTGTCCGCGGCCGCCGACCAGGCCCACGCCGCCGGCGACCCGCGCAGCCGACAACAGGTGATGGCCGACACCCTCGTGGAGCGGGTCACCGGCCAGAGCACGGCCCACAGCACGCCGGTCAACGTCAACCTGGTGATGACCGAGCGGAGCCTGCTGGCAGGTGACGACGAGCCGGCCGAGATCGTCGGCTACGGCCCGGTCTCCGCCGGCACCGCCCGCGACCTGCTGCGTCGCCACACGCAGACGGACGATCCGGCGGGGCAGGCCTGGCTCCGGCGGCTGTTCACCCATCCCACCACTGGTGAGCTGGTCGCCATGCAGGCCAAGGCAGAGACCTTCCCGCCCGCCCTGCGCCAGCTGCTCGTCTTCCGCGACCAGACCTGCCGCACGCCCTGGTGCGACGCTCCCGTCCGTCATGCCGATCACGCCCGCCGGCGGGCCGACGGTGGCGAGACCTCCGCCGGCAACGGTCAGGGCCTGTGCGAGCAGTGCAACTACGTCAAGGAAGCCCCCGGCTGGGCAGCCGCCGAGCACGCCTCCAGCGGCACCGGGCACCACGTCGTCCAGACCACGACGCCGACCGGTCATCGCTACCGGTCCCGACCACCTCCCCTGCCAGGCGCACCCCCTGATCTCACGGAGCGAGGCAGCACCCGGGCGCTCGGCAGCATCGACGTCTACTTCACCGAGCTCCTGCGCGACTTCGACGCCGCCTGA
- a CDS encoding M24 family metallopeptidase: protein MSTPGEVPDDELAARRERLLAEAERLGLDAILAYGANRSGSAVPWLACWQVTREAAVVLRRGERPVLLVGFPNHVPNARRVARDCEVLGAGGRTSDTVLEVLRQSSTRPVRRVGVIGPVPHRLWAALSEGGVDLVEMDQAYVAARMRKTAYELSVLRHGAALTDASGAALVAAAVPGATELDLVAAVEAAYAGTGGTNHIHYVAATSMAEPDRCAPGQWPTDRLLETGSVVVFELSTTWGTDYPGQLLRTVTVDAEPTPLYRDLHDVAVACLDAIVALLRPGALPADLLAAADLVLEAGFTTVDDLVHGFGGGYLPPVLSHRGPPTGAEAGPLEEGMTVVVQPNVCTPDLSAGVQTGELFEVTIDGARSLHRFPTGLLRGGDQL from the coding sequence GTGTCAACGCCCGGTGAGGTGCCCGACGACGAGCTGGCCGCCCGCCGGGAGCGGCTGCTCGCCGAGGCCGAGCGGCTCGGCCTGGACGCCATCCTGGCGTACGGCGCCAACCGCAGCGGCAGCGCCGTCCCGTGGCTGGCCTGCTGGCAGGTGACCCGCGAGGCGGCCGTCGTGCTGCGCCGCGGCGAGCGCCCGGTGCTGCTCGTCGGCTTCCCCAACCACGTGCCCAACGCCCGCCGGGTCGCCCGCGACTGCGAGGTCCTGGGTGCGGGCGGACGTACGTCCGACACCGTCCTCGAGGTGCTCCGCCAGTCGTCAACCAGACCTGTGCGACGGGTGGGGGTGATCGGTCCGGTGCCGCACCGGTTGTGGGCGGCGCTGTCCGAGGGCGGCGTCGACCTCGTCGAGATGGACCAGGCGTACGTCGCCGCGCGCATGCGCAAGACGGCCTATGAGCTGTCGGTGCTGCGGCACGGGGCTGCGCTGACCGACGCCTCGGGTGCTGCGCTCGTCGCGGCGGCCGTGCCGGGCGCGACCGAGCTGGACCTGGTTGCGGCGGTGGAGGCGGCGTACGCCGGGACGGGCGGCACCAACCACATCCACTACGTCGCGGCCACCTCGATGGCGGAGCCGGACCGGTGCGCGCCCGGGCAGTGGCCGACTGATCGTCTGCTCGAGACCGGATCGGTAGTCGTGTTCGAGCTGAGCACGACGTGGGGCACGGACTACCCGGGACAGCTGCTGCGGACGGTGACGGTCGACGCTGAGCCGACGCCGCTCTACCGCGACCTGCACGACGTGGCCGTTGCGTGCCTCGACGCGATCGTCGCGCTGCTGCGGCCGGGCGCGCTCCCTGCCGACCTGCTCGCTGCCGCCGACCTCGTCCTGGAGGCGGGCTTCACGACGGTGGACGACCTGGTGCACGGGTTCGGCGGCGGCTACCTACCGCCGGTACTGAGCCACCGTGGGCCGCCCACCGGCGCCGAAGCCGGACCGCTCGAAGAGGGGATGACCGTGGTGGTGCAGCCCAACGTGTGCACGCCCGACCTGTCGGCCGGCGTGCAGACCGGTGAGCTCTTCGAGGTGACCATCGACGGCGCGAGGTCGCTGCACCGATTTCCAACTGGCCTGCTCCGCGGAGGTGATCAACTGTGA
- a CDS encoding alpha/beta fold hydrolase, with protein MDDRVASAISHWGPRFTTNGVTVADFERVTQSVEKWSQWCAAWSAAGAEHEALGRTALDDGRLRSAGEHLAMAAVYFHFAKFLFVEEYDEMREAHMSAVRCLDDALPHLDPLGERVEIPFEGTRMVGVFRAPSRGSGPFPAVLMIPGLDSAKEEFRSTEKTFLDRGIATFSLDGPGQGEAEYDLPIRGDWSAPGAAALDALGALPAVDASRLAVWGVSLGGYYSARVAAAVGDQVKACVALAGPYNFGECWGQLPPLTRKAFEVRSKAGDDDEARRNALTLDLAGQTSRITAPTLVVAGKLDRLIPWQQAAQVAAEIPDSELLMLEDGNHGNMNVWPKHRPYTADWLASKLGAA; from the coding sequence ATGGACGACCGGGTCGCCTCGGCGATCTCGCACTGGGGCCCGCGGTTCACCACCAACGGGGTGACCGTCGCGGACTTCGAGCGGGTCACGCAGTCGGTCGAGAAGTGGTCGCAGTGGTGCGCCGCGTGGTCGGCGGCCGGCGCGGAGCACGAGGCGCTCGGCCGGACGGCGCTCGACGACGGGCGGCTGCGGTCGGCCGGCGAGCACCTGGCGATGGCGGCGGTCTACTTCCACTTCGCCAAGTTCCTGTTCGTCGAGGAGTACGACGAGATGCGCGAGGCGCACATGTCGGCGGTCCGGTGCCTCGACGACGCGCTGCCGCACCTCGACCCGCTCGGCGAGCGGGTCGAGATCCCGTTCGAGGGGACCCGGATGGTGGGGGTGTTCCGGGCGCCGTCGCGGGGCTCCGGGCCCTTCCCCGCCGTGCTGATGATCCCGGGCCTGGACTCGGCGAAGGAGGAGTTCCGCTCGACGGAGAAGACCTTCCTCGACCGCGGCATCGCGACCTTCAGCCTGGACGGGCCGGGGCAGGGCGAGGCGGAGTACGACCTGCCGATCCGCGGCGACTGGTCGGCGCCGGGCGCCGCCGCGTTGGACGCGCTCGGTGCGCTGCCGGCGGTCGACGCCTCGCGCCTGGCGGTGTGGGGAGTGTCGCTCGGGGGCTACTACTCGGCGCGGGTCGCGGCCGCCGTCGGCGACCAGGTCAAGGCGTGCGTCGCGCTTGCCGGCCCGTACAACTTCGGTGAGTGCTGGGGTCAGCTGCCGCCGTTGACGCGCAAGGCTTTCGAGGTACGCAGCAAGGCCGGTGACGACGACGAGGCCCGCCGCAACGCGCTGACCCTGGATTTGGCCGGCCAGACGTCACGCATCACTGCGCCGACCCTGGTCGTCGCCGGCAAGCTCGACCGGCTCATCCCGTGGCAGCAGGCCGCGCAGGTGGCCGCGGAGATCCCGGACTCGGAGCTGCTCATGCTCGAGGACGGCAACCACGGCAACATGAACGTGTGGCCCAAGCACCGGCCCTACACCGCCGACTGGCTGGCCTCGAAGCTCGGCGCTGCATAG
- a CDS encoding VOC family protein, giving the protein MDQPRLRHVRVNVSDFARSIAWYEETLGFKAEGHWPPDDPAYAHFDTGGAQLAISVMEPVPAHGRCNFTVRDVEGWWSRLRGKATVVEPLHDTAYGTRKFTIADPDGNELGFVKDDSQPSPQVVPIVG; this is encoded by the coding sequence ATGGACCAGCCACGGCTGCGGCACGTCCGGGTCAACGTGAGCGACTTCGCCCGCTCGATCGCCTGGTACGAGGAGACCCTCGGCTTCAAGGCCGAGGGGCACTGGCCGCCGGACGACCCGGCCTACGCGCACTTCGACACCGGCGGCGCGCAGCTCGCCATCTCCGTCATGGAGCCGGTGCCGGCCCACGGCCGCTGCAACTTCACCGTCCGCGACGTCGAGGGCTGGTGGTCGCGGCTGCGCGGCAAGGCAACCGTCGTCGAGCCGCTGCACGACACGGCCTACGGCACCCGCAAGTTCACCATCGCCGACCCGGACGGGAACGAGCTCGGCTTCGTCAAGGACGACTCGCAGCCCTCACCGCAGGTCGTGCCCATCGTGGGGTAG